The proteins below come from a single Candidatus Methylomirabilis tolerans genomic window:
- a CDS encoding 2-dehydropantoate 2-reductase, which translates to MAILGLGAIGGFLASIFWKQGVLVTCIGKPEQVRVINEHGIRLESARFGEVLAYPQAVHQLNYEPDLLFIAVKAPFLNDALGLVSRALVSNSVVIPLLNGFEHVSAIRERVGNRVAVGMIGAIEAVKVGWNHIIHSSRHAPHIELASNHDIPKKDLCRIGEFLSRMGVETLVCNREAEVIWRKLARLNAIASTTAASQETIGFIRQDPVWRRKLEGCVGEGVAVARKEGVKIDPEAVMHQIDALPPTLTTSLQRDIGKRIPSEVDAIPGAILRLAKLHHVPCPAIQEVYTMIMERIR; encoded by the coding sequence GTGGCAATACTCGGCCTCGGCGCTATAGGTGGGTTTCTGGCCTCGATATTCTGGAAACAGGGTGTGTTGGTAACCTGTATCGGCAAGCCAGAACAGGTACGCGTCATTAATGAGCATGGCATACGCCTGGAGAGCGCTCGATTTGGAGAGGTGTTGGCATACCCTCAAGCCGTCCACCAGCTTAATTATGAGCCAGATCTCTTGTTTATTGCTGTAAAAGCTCCTTTCTTGAACGATGCGCTCGGGTTGGTTTCAAGGGCGCTCGTTTCGAATTCCGTGGTGATCCCGCTTCTTAATGGGTTCGAGCATGTTTCTGCCATTCGCGAACGTGTGGGAAACCGGGTGGCAGTCGGTATGATCGGTGCGATAGAGGCCGTCAAGGTCGGCTGGAATCATATAATTCATTCCTCGCGTCACGCCCCTCATATCGAGTTAGCCTCAAATCACGATATTCCCAAAAAGGACTTGTGTCGCATCGGTGAATTCTTGTCGCGAATGGGGGTTGAGACTCTTGTATGTAATCGAGAAGCCGAAGTCATTTGGCGAAAATTGGCTCGCCTCAACGCGATCGCTTCGACAACTGCCGCCAGCCAAGAGACGATTGGTTTCATCCGTCAAGACCCGGTATGGCGCCGTAAGTTAGAAGGCTGTGTCGGAGAGGGGGTAGCAGTGGCACGCAAGGAGGGAGTGAAGATCGATCCCGAGGCGGTGATGCATCAGATTGATGCACTACCACCAACGCTCACCACCTCGCTTCAGCGCGATATTGGAAAACGTATCCCCTCGGAAGTCGATGCTATTCCAGGCGCAATTTTGAGACTGGCAAAGTTGCACCATGTTCCGTGTCCTGCGATTCAAGAAGTCTACACAATGATCATGGAAAGGATTAGATGA
- a CDS encoding acyl carrier protein, protein MAHYEAILPQLYEILRPHGQNGQTLSEETELVADLDLDSLKVMELLLEVEERFDISIPLNIVSDVRTIGDFARQIEQLLEPR, encoded by the coding sequence ATGGCTCACTACGAGGCAATACTGCCGCAACTCTACGAAATCCTGCGACCGCATGGGCAGAACGGACAGACCCTTTCGGAAGAGACAGAGCTCGTCGCCGATCTCGATCTCGATTCGCTGAAGGTCATGGAACTATTGCTCGAGGTAGAGGAACGATTCGACATTTCTATTCCTTTAAACATCGTCTCGGACGTACGGACTATTGGAGATTTCGCCAGGCAGATTGAGCAACTCCTGGAGCCGAGGTAA
- a CDS encoding SDR family oxidoreductase — MAQDLFSVQEKIAIVTGGLGQLGRRFSLALADRGAKVAIFDIQVDEQRVTERFAGRRNDENLMFVQVDITQRRSIEAGLSQVNAKWGVPHALINNAALDAPPNAPAEENGPFEHYPESSWDKVMEVGVKGAFLCCQVVGGQMAGSGRGSIINIGSIYGMVAPDQRIYEYRRAGGTPFVKPAAYSASKSALLNLTRYLATYWAGNNVRANTLTLGGVFNNQNEQFLANYAARVPLGRMAHEDEYNGAITFLVSDASSYMTGANVIIDGGWTAW; from the coding sequence ATGGCTCAAGACCTCTTTAGCGTACAGGAGAAGATTGCCATTGTCACCGGCGGGCTTGGGCAGCTCGGTCGCCGGTTCAGCCTCGCGCTGGCGGATCGGGGAGCCAAGGTCGCTATCTTCGATATCCAGGTTGACGAGCAACGGGTCACCGAACGGTTTGCGGGGCGACGCAACGACGAGAACCTCATGTTCGTACAAGTGGATATCACGCAACGACGCTCGATTGAGGCCGGTTTGAGTCAGGTCAATGCGAAGTGGGGCGTGCCCCATGCGTTGATCAATAATGCGGCCCTTGATGCTCCACCCAATGCGCCGGCAGAGGAAAACGGACCTTTTGAGCACTACCCGGAAAGCTCGTGGGACAAGGTGATGGAGGTCGGCGTGAAAGGCGCCTTCCTCTGCTGCCAGGTCGTAGGAGGACAGATGGCTGGATCCGGCCGCGGCTCGATCATCAACATCGGCTCCATCTATGGGATGGTCGCCCCTGATCAGCGCATCTATGAATATCGCCGCGCAGGCGGAACACCGTTTGTCAAGCCGGCGGCCTATTCTGCCTCCAAGTCCGCGCTTCTCAACCTGACCCGTTATCTTGCGACATATTGGGCAGGCAACAACGTACGGGCCAATACCCTTACCCTCGGCGGGGTGTTTAACAACCAGAATGAACAGTTCCTCGCAAACTATGCTGCGCGAGTTCCGCTCGGGCGGATGGCGCACGAGGATGAATACAACGGGGCCATCACCTTTTTGGTCTCTGACGCCTCATCGTATATGACCGGAGCAAACGTCATTATTGACGGCGGGTGGACGGCCTGGTAA
- a CDS encoding fatty acyl-AMP ligase, with product MKTGPTPTENSVPLRISGFSTLAEALDYAAGGETGCNFYGDQGELHAVLAYADLREQARSLARRLLSLGLERGARVAIVADTDPDFQRFFFACQYAGFVPVPLSASLLISGHKRYVAQLRALLANCQPSVAVAGSEFFPFLSEAAEDLELDHIGTVEAFMSLPEVQQELEPLNSTEMAYIQYTSGSTLFPRGVMITQTAVLANLEGILAHGLKIRPGDRAVSWLPFYHDMGLVGFVLAPMVGQVSVDYLKTRSFAMRPRLWLSLMTQARATISFSPTFGYEMCARRLKRDDVGKFDLSAWRAAGVGAETIRSDVLEEFATAFAPSGFKPGAFLACYGMAEASLAISFASLGEGITTDHVEQTPLSERGVAIPLNGHRCGSEADWTNASRFVNCGAALPGIQVEARDEQGQVLPDRHAGVIFVRGANIMSGYLGDRGKTRKVLSQDGWLDTGDIGYLVEGNIVIIGRKKDVIIIHGRNIWPQDLEHLAEELPEIRIGDACAFSIEVPNRTELAVMVVQFRELNAVKRTECIHRLQGLIREQFAIDCFVELVPPRTLPRTSSGKLSRSKTREEFLNRNNVAQLFHSRNGSAESRPQQPRQQADACATSSR from the coding sequence ATGAAAACAGGACCGACGCCGACCGAGAACAGCGTACCGCTTCGAATCAGCGGCTTTTCCACGTTGGCCGAGGCTCTGGATTATGCAGCCGGAGGAGAGACCGGATGCAATTTCTATGGAGATCAAGGCGAGCTGCACGCAGTTTTGGCGTATGCTGATCTTCGAGAACAGGCACGATCGCTGGCTCGTCGTCTTTTAAGCCTGGGACTCGAGCGCGGAGCTCGAGTGGCGATCGTTGCAGACACCGACCCGGATTTTCAACGCTTCTTTTTTGCGTGTCAGTACGCCGGCTTCGTGCCTGTCCCACTGTCGGCGTCACTCCTGATAAGCGGTCACAAAAGGTATGTTGCCCAACTTAGGGCGCTCTTGGCGAACTGCCAGCCGTCCGTTGCCGTGGCCGGATCTGAATTTTTTCCATTCCTGAGCGAGGCTGCCGAAGATCTCGAGTTGGACCATATCGGGACCGTAGAAGCCTTCATGTCCCTTCCGGAAGTCCAGCAGGAGTTGGAGCCTTTGAACTCCACGGAGATGGCCTATATCCAATATACGTCGGGGAGTACTCTGTTCCCCCGCGGGGTGATGATCACCCAAACCGCAGTGCTCGCCAATCTGGAAGGCATCCTCGCGCATGGTCTTAAAATTCGCCCCGGAGATCGCGCTGTATCCTGGCTGCCTTTTTATCATGATATGGGGCTTGTCGGGTTCGTGCTTGCGCCGATGGTGGGTCAGGTTTCTGTGGATTATCTGAAAACGCGATCCTTTGCCATGCGACCCAGATTGTGGTTGTCTCTGATGACGCAGGCACGGGCTACCATCTCCTTCAGTCCGACCTTCGGGTACGAGATGTGTGCGAGGCGTTTGAAAAGGGATGATGTCGGTAAGTTCGATCTCAGTGCGTGGCGAGCCGCAGGAGTAGGCGCTGAAACGATTCGGTCTGACGTCTTAGAGGAGTTTGCAACAGCCTTCGCGCCGAGCGGATTCAAGCCAGGCGCATTTTTGGCCTGCTATGGTATGGCGGAGGCATCGCTTGCCATCAGCTTTGCATCTCTCGGTGAAGGGATTACTACTGATCATGTTGAACAGACGCCTTTGTCCGAGCGCGGAGTGGCGATTCCGCTTAATGGACACAGGTGCGGGTCGGAAGCGGATTGGACGAATGCGAGTCGATTTGTCAACTGCGGCGCCGCTCTCCCCGGCATCCAGGTTGAGGCACGAGATGAGCAGGGTCAGGTTCTCCCGGACCGACATGCCGGCGTCATCTTTGTGCGGGGCGCCAATATCATGTCCGGATACCTCGGAGACCGTGGGAAAACTCGGAAGGTATTGTCCCAGGATGGGTGGCTTGATACCGGAGATATCGGCTATCTTGTTGAAGGCAACATTGTCATTATCGGTCGGAAGAAAGATGTTATCATTATTCACGGCCGAAATATCTGGCCCCAGGACTTAGAGCATCTCGCCGAGGAATTACCGGAAATCAGAATCGGCGACGCATGCGCGTTCTCGATCGAGGTGCCCAATCGGACCGAATTAGCCGTGATGGTCGTCCAGTTTCGGGAGCTGAATGCCGTCAAGCGAACCGAATGTATCCATCGTTTACAGGGATTGATCCGTGAACAGTTCGCGATCGACTGCTTCGTTGAGCTCGTCCCTCCCCGCACGCTGCCGCGTACATCGTCCGGGAAACTTTCCCGTTCGAAGACCCGGGAAGAATTCCTGAACCGCAATAACGTAGCTCAACTCTTCCACAGCCGAAACGGATCCGCCGAGTCCCGTCCACAGCAACCCAGGCAGCAAGCGGACGCATGCGCGACGTCGTCGCGTTAA
- a CDS encoding mandelate racemase/muconate lactonizing enzyme family protein — protein sequence MKIVSVETLHCDAGWRPWTFIKVRTDQGIIGWSECTDSHGSPRGLEGVVRDLSPLLIGQDPRVTEKLYWDMYSRTRQSPGSIVQKAIGGIENALLDIKAKALGLSVYELFGGPLREKIPLYWSHCGTTRIRAWRIVCREQIKSFDDVKRFGQEILASGYRAIKTNIGIVGDDPYVYMPGFLKSSGGPELNADRPLLRAVEDWVGVLRAAVGNTIDIILDLNFNFRTEGYIKIGKMLEQFGLLWLEIDSYDPEALVQIRNSINTPVCSGENLYGMRQYRPYFEKHAMDVASVDIIWNGFAQSKKISDAAELYEMNVTPHNYNGYLSTFISAQFCAMIPNLRIMEIDVDDVPWREDLFTNPPRIENGYLHVPTGPGWGTEVNEQVIREHPWPK from the coding sequence ATGAAGATTGTCAGCGTTGAAACACTACATTGCGACGCCGGCTGGAGACCATGGACGTTTATTAAGGTCAGGACCGATCAGGGAATCATTGGATGGAGCGAATGTACTGATTCACACGGTTCTCCTAGGGGCCTAGAGGGAGTTGTGAGAGATTTGTCGCCGCTTCTGATAGGTCAAGATCCCCGTGTCACCGAGAAACTCTATTGGGATATGTATTCCAGGACTCGTCAAAGTCCCGGAAGCATAGTTCAGAAAGCCATTGGAGGCATTGAGAATGCTTTGCTTGATATAAAAGCAAAAGCGCTTGGCTTATCGGTGTATGAGCTTTTTGGGGGACCGTTACGAGAAAAAATACCACTGTACTGGTCGCACTGTGGAACGACGCGGATTCGCGCTTGGCGGATAGTCTGCAGGGAACAGATTAAGTCTTTTGATGATGTCAAGCGATTTGGTCAAGAGATACTTGCCAGTGGTTATAGGGCAATAAAAACGAATATCGGAATTGTGGGCGACGATCCGTATGTCTATATGCCCGGGTTTCTCAAGAGTTCGGGCGGGCCGGAGTTGAACGCAGATAGACCGTTGCTGCGGGCTGTTGAGGACTGGGTTGGTGTGTTACGCGCTGCAGTAGGTAACACAATCGATATTATCTTGGACCTCAATTTCAATTTTAGGACGGAAGGGTACATTAAGATCGGAAAGATGCTGGAGCAATTTGGCCTGCTGTGGCTTGAGATAGATTCGTACGACCCTGAGGCTCTTGTACAGATCAGAAATTCTATCAATACTCCCGTATGCAGTGGCGAGAATTTGTACGGGATGCGGCAGTACCGGCCGTACTTTGAGAAACACGCGATGGACGTTGCAAGCGTTGATATCATCTGGAACGGGTTTGCGCAATCAAAGAAAATATCTGATGCGGCAGAACTGTACGAGATGAATGTCACTCCACACAATTATAATGGGTATTTGTCGACTTTCATCAGCGCCCAATTTTGTGCGATGATCCCTAACCTCAGGATCATGGAGATCGATGTTGATGATGTGCCGTGGCGAGAGGATCTCTTTACCAATCCTCCACGCATTGAGAATGGATATCTCCACGTCCCGACAGGGCCTGGATGGGGAACTGAGGTTAATGAACAAGTAATCCGTGAACACCCCTGGCCAAAATAA
- a CDS encoding aminotransferase class I/II-fold pyridoxal phosphate-dependent enzyme: protein MALLKKFRQLADARTSLARVSEDPFRVTIERLVSPTEAIVNGRQVILAGTNNYLGLTFDPECIDAAVNAVREQGTGTTGSRMANGNFSGHLALEQELAEFYGRRWCDVFSTGYLANLGVISALAGHGDVILIDADCHASIYDGCRMSGAEIIRFRHNDTADLHKRLTRLGKRCPNTLIIAEGIYSMLGDRAALVEIAALKQEHGAYLLVDEAHSLGVLGERGRGRSEEAGVEGSVDFIVGTFSKSLGATGGFCVSDHPVMELIRYASRPYIFTASPCPSVIASTRVALRRLQTEPELRMKLWTNAQRLFDWLKGLGFRLSPEPSPIIAVRFEQAEDTIAFWNGLLRQDVYVNMILPPAAPDGGSLLRCSVSAAHTPDQINRICEAFASIKTASSV, encoded by the coding sequence ATGGCCCTTCTCAAGAAATTTAGACAGTTGGCTGACGCCCGGACGTCGTTAGCGCGGGTAAGCGAGGATCCCTTTCGTGTGACGATTGAGCGCCTTGTGTCGCCGACTGAAGCTATCGTGAACGGCCGGCAGGTGATCCTGGCAGGGACGAATAACTACCTGGGATTAACGTTCGACCCTGAGTGTATTGATGCCGCGGTCAACGCTGTACGGGAGCAAGGAACCGGTACCACCGGTTCCAGAATGGCGAATGGTAATTTTAGTGGACACCTTGCGTTAGAGCAAGAGCTGGCCGAATTTTATGGACGTCGATGGTGTGATGTCTTTTCGACCGGCTATCTGGCTAACCTTGGAGTGATTTCGGCGCTCGCGGGCCATGGCGACGTGATCCTGATCGATGCCGACTGTCATGCGAGTATCTATGATGGCTGCCGGATGAGCGGCGCTGAGATTATTCGGTTTCGCCACAACGATACGGCCGACCTCCATAAGCGTCTAACACGTCTGGGGAAGCGTTGTCCTAATACGCTGATCATCGCGGAAGGCATTTATAGTATGTTGGGGGATCGCGCAGCGCTGGTGGAGATAGCAGCCTTGAAACAGGAGCATGGCGCCTATCTGCTCGTAGACGAAGCTCACTCGCTCGGAGTCTTGGGGGAACGGGGCCGCGGGCGCTCCGAAGAGGCCGGCGTCGAGGGTAGCGTCGATTTTATCGTCGGGACCTTCAGCAAGAGTCTTGGCGCTACCGGTGGATTCTGCGTCTCGGATCATCCCGTGATGGAACTGATCAGGTATGCGAGCCGTCCGTATATTTTCACCGCATCCCCATGTCCCTCAGTGATTGCTTCCACGAGGGTTGCTCTGCGAAGACTCCAAACAGAACCTGAGCTGCGTATGAAGCTCTGGACGAATGCGCAACGATTGTTCGATTGGTTAAAGGGGTTAGGATTCAGGCTTAGCCCGGAACCCAGTCCGATCATAGCAGTACGGTTCGAACAGGCGGAAGATACGATTGCCTTCTGGAACGGTCTTCTCCGCCAAGACGTTTACGTAAATATGATCTTGCCGCCGGCCGCCCCAGATGGGGGGAGCCTGCTCCGATGCAGTGTCAGTGCGGCGCATACCCCTGACCAGATCAACCGTATCTGTGAGGCCTTCGCGTCCATCAAGACAGCGTCCTCCGTGTAA
- a CDS encoding SDR family NAD(P)-dependent oxidoreductase produces the protein MRDVVALTGATGFIGSAIARRLTQEGWRVRALVRSPSLASRLADTSLQWIRGTLEDRNCLESLVDEVDAVIHCAGVVRGITEADFYRTNVEAVSRLAHITAGRSPVPRFLLISSLAAREPELSPYAASKRLGELAVAAVADLPWTALRPPVVYGPEDRAIRPLLRLMLYGIAPILGRQDARFSLLYVEDLAEAVIQWLKGNVREKHAFELDDGYPKGYTWHEVIKTVQQLRGKRVFSFRVPELIMNIIAWLNKMVASMIGYAPMFTPGKVREFRHPDWTCDSIPFSRVSGWTPKVRLEEGLRLTFGLP, from the coding sequence ATGCGCGACGTCGTCGCGTTAACAGGCGCGACGGGATTCATCGGGAGCGCTATAGCCAGACGGCTGACACAAGAAGGATGGCGCGTACGAGCCTTGGTCCGATCGCCGTCGCTCGCATCCCGCCTTGCGGACACCTCGCTTCAGTGGATTCGTGGCACACTCGAAGATCGCAATTGTCTCGAAAGCCTGGTGGACGAAGTGGATGCCGTAATCCACTGCGCAGGGGTAGTACGGGGGATTACCGAGGCCGACTTTTATCGAACAAATGTTGAGGCGGTCTCACGGTTGGCGCATATTACCGCAGGCCGAAGTCCCGTACCCCGGTTTCTCTTAATATCATCGTTGGCGGCTCGAGAGCCGGAATTATCGCCCTACGCAGCCAGTAAGCGGTTGGGGGAGCTTGCCGTAGCCGCAGTAGCCGATCTTCCCTGGACCGCCCTTCGCCCCCCGGTGGTCTATGGCCCGGAGGACCGCGCAATACGTCCCCTGCTTCGCCTGATGCTGTATGGGATCGCTCCCATACTAGGCAGACAAGACGCCAGATTCTCCTTACTCTACGTAGAAGACCTTGCGGAGGCCGTGATACAATGGCTGAAGGGCAATGTCCGAGAGAAGCACGCGTTCGAGTTGGATGATGGGTATCCCAAGGGATATACTTGGCATGAGGTCATCAAGACCGTCCAGCAACTTCGGGGAAAACGGGTATTCTCTTTCCGGGTGCCTGAGCTGATCATGAATATCATTGCGTGGCTCAACAAGATGGTCGCATCTATGATAGGATATGCGCCGATGTTCACCCCTGGGAAGGTGCGGGAGTTCAGACATCCGGACTGGACCTGCGACAGCATCCCGTTCTCCCGGGTTTCCGGCTGGACGCCAAAGGTGCGTTTGGAAGAAGGTCTGCGACTTACTTTTGGCCTTCCCTGA
- a CDS encoding aldehyde dehydrogenase family protein: protein MGTRLFPAEIPNWIDGRQRPAISCEWFDKLNPADGRVACRVTRSLAEDVHQAVKAAKRAQPSWADTPPVQRGMLLHKIVLGMEARQREIAQIVALETGKSYKDAYAETGGAIALGLFYAGEGQRLYGRTTTSGIPDRSAMTIRQPIGIAGLIVPANTPIANVAWKIFPALICGNAVVLKAAEDTPATAWIVGHIAQEAGLPAALLNIIQGYGEEAGAPLVEHPDVGVISFTGSTAVGRSIQRVAGERLAKVSLELGGKNPFVVCDDADLENAARWALLSAFSNAGQRCASGSRIIVFDAVYDRFRDMVVTGAKQLKVGPTDDDDLGPVINEKQLTRMLDAIEGARQKGAAVLAGGHRLTDLPHRNGFYMTPTIIENVGAHDDISSTELFGPIACLYRVKDFAEALALANDSLYGLTACIHTRNLHRAIQFTQKVQAGVAIVNAGTYGSEPHMPFGGLKQSGNGSREPGTEALDVYSELKDIYISTDPTKL from the coding sequence ATGGGGACAAGGCTCTTCCCAGCGGAGATCCCGAACTGGATTGATGGACGGCAGCGTCCAGCCATCTCATGTGAGTGGTTTGACAAGCTGAATCCTGCCGATGGTCGGGTGGCGTGCCGCGTAACTCGGTCACTGGCTGAGGATGTGCATCAGGCGGTCAAAGCCGCCAAGCGGGCTCAACCCTCCTGGGCGGATACCCCGCCCGTTCAGCGTGGAATGCTCTTACATAAAATCGTCCTTGGAATGGAGGCGCGGCAGCGGGAGATTGCGCAAATCGTCGCGTTAGAGACCGGCAAGTCGTACAAAGATGCGTATGCCGAGACTGGTGGAGCGATTGCGTTGGGGCTGTTTTATGCCGGCGAGGGACAGCGGTTGTATGGTCGCACGACAACCAGCGGGATTCCTGATCGGTCTGCCATGACCATACGTCAGCCGATCGGTATCGCCGGTCTGATTGTGCCTGCCAATACTCCGATTGCCAATGTAGCCTGGAAGATCTTTCCGGCCTTGATCTGCGGTAACGCCGTTGTACTGAAAGCGGCAGAAGATACGCCGGCGACTGCCTGGATTGTCGGTCACATCGCTCAGGAGGCGGGTCTACCTGCCGCTCTGCTCAATATCATCCAGGGGTATGGAGAAGAAGCGGGCGCGCCGCTCGTGGAACACCCTGACGTAGGGGTGATCAGTTTTACCGGCTCGACCGCGGTCGGACGCTCCATCCAGCGGGTTGCGGGCGAGCGCTTGGCGAAGGTATCACTTGAACTAGGCGGCAAGAACCCGTTCGTCGTGTGCGACGATGCCGATCTGGAGAACGCGGCCAGGTGGGCGTTGCTTTCAGCCTTCAGCAATGCCGGACAGCGTTGCGCGTCGGGGAGCCGGATCATCGTCTTTGACGCCGTCTATGACCGGTTTCGCGACATGGTCGTAACAGGCGCGAAGCAACTCAAGGTCGGACCGACCGATGACGATGATCTTGGTCCTGTAATAAACGAGAAGCAGCTCACCCGTATGCTCGATGCGATCGAAGGGGCGCGACAGAAGGGCGCCGCCGTTCTCGCCGGAGGGCACAGGCTGACCGATCTACCACACCGCAACGGCTTTTACATGACGCCCACGATCATTGAGAATGTGGGGGCACACGATGATATCTCATCAACAGAGTTGTTTGGTCCGATTGCCTGCCTGTATCGCGTCAAGGATTTCGCAGAGGCTCTGGCCCTCGCGAACGATTCTCTCTATGGACTGACAGCCTGCATCCATACCCGCAACTTGCATCGAGCGATCCAGTTCACACAAAAGGTACAGGCCGGGGTGGCCATCGTGAATGCCGGAACCTATGGAAGCGAACCCCACATGCCTTTTGGCGGTCTGAAGCAATCGGGAAACGGCTCACGCGAGCCCGGCACAGAGGCGTTGGACGTCTATTCAGAGTTAAAAGATATCTACATCAGCACCGACCCCACCAAACTGTAG
- a CDS encoding N-acetylneuraminate synthase family protein yields MPRNLTIGSDHIHDDSDCYVIAEIGHNHQGSLEQAKEMFRVAKQCGVNAVKLQKRDNRSLYTRAIYDMPYNNENSFGPTYGAHREALEFGREEYCELKRYANELRVTMFATAFDFVSADFLAELDMPAFKIASGDLKNTPFLTYVAWIGKPMIVSTGGGTIEDVQRAYDTIMPINPQLCLLQSTASYPVEPQDMNLRVIMTYRERFPDVVIGLSDHQNGIAMALMANVLGAQVIEKHFTLNRAWKGTDHAFSLEPIGLQKLVRDLHRVRAALGDGKKRPLPGEDKPLFKMGKKLVAAHELPTGHVLTRDDIAIKSPSDGVPPFELEHVIGQALRRRLNADENISFEDLTGAEG; encoded by the coding sequence ATGCCGCGGAATTTGACTATCGGATCCGATCATATTCACGACGACAGCGACTGCTACGTCATCGCTGAGATCGGTCACAATCACCAGGGTAGCCTGGAACAGGCTAAGGAGATGTTTCGTGTCGCCAAACAGTGTGGCGTGAACGCCGTCAAACTACAGAAACGTGATAATCGCTCGCTGTACACACGCGCAATCTACGATATGCCCTACAACAACGAGAACAGCTTCGGTCCCACGTATGGCGCTCATCGCGAGGCGTTGGAATTTGGGAGGGAGGAGTATTGTGAGCTGAAGCGCTATGCGAACGAATTACGTGTGACGATGTTTGCCACGGCCTTCGACTTCGTGAGCGCCGACTTTCTGGCAGAACTCGATATGCCGGCCTTCAAGATTGCATCAGGGGATCTGAAGAATACGCCGTTCCTCACATACGTCGCCTGGATTGGTAAGCCGATGATCGTCAGTACTGGTGGGGGCACCATCGAGGATGTACAACGCGCGTACGATACGATTATGCCGATCAACCCACAACTGTGTCTCCTGCAATCGACGGCGAGTTACCCGGTCGAGCCTCAAGACATGAACTTACGTGTGATTATGACCTACCGCGAGCGATTCCCGGATGTGGTGATCGGACTCTCGGATCATCAAAACGGGATCGCTATGGCCCTGATGGCGAATGTCCTGGGCGCGCAGGTCATCGAAAAGCACTTCACCCTGAATCGCGCCTGGAAGGGAACAGACCACGCCTTCTCTCTGGAGCCGATCGGCCTACAGAAGCTGGTGCGGGACCTACATCGAGTACGCGCCGCCTTGGGTGACGGAAAAAAGCGGCCGCTTCCCGGCGAGGACAAACCGCTGTTCAAGATGGGCAAGAAGCTTGTCGCGGCCCATGAGTTACCGACCGGCCACGTCTTGACACGGGACGATATCGCCATCAAATCGCCGAGCGACGGCGTGCCGCCTTTCGAACTCGAACATGTCATCGGACAGGCGCTCCGTCGCCGCCTGAATGCGGACGAGAATATCTCGTTCGAGGACCTGACAGGCGCTGAAGGGTAA
- a CDS encoding HAD hydrolase family protein codes for MPKVRFLEERIREIRLVVFDFDGVFTDNMVYVFEDGREAVRCSRGDGLGLQRLERLGLATLIVSTETNPVVSARGRKLGIQCLQGCKDKRAALETRVQEMGLSLAQTAFVGNDVNDMPCLMCVKLPIVVQDAHPDVLPYALYQTKARGGHGAVREVCDLFERILAPQQRE; via the coding sequence ATGCCTAAGGTCCGCTTCCTTGAGGAGCGCATCCGTGAGATACGCTTGGTGGTCTTTGACTTCGACGGGGTGTTCACCGATAACATGGTGTACGTCTTTGAAGACGGTCGCGAGGCGGTACGGTGCTCTCGTGGCGACGGCCTGGGACTGCAACGGCTCGAACGGCTTGGACTTGCAACGCTCATCGTCTCGACGGAGACGAATCCGGTTGTCTCAGCTCGCGGCAGGAAGCTGGGCATTCAGTGCCTTCAAGGATGCAAAGATAAACGCGCGGCGCTTGAAACCCGCGTCCAGGAGATGGGCCTCTCCCTGGCGCAAACGGCGTTCGTCGGTAACGACGTCAATGACATGCCATGCCTGATGTGTGTCAAGCTCCCCATTGTCGTCCAGGACGCCCATCCGGATGTGCTCCCCTACGCCCTGTATCAAACGAAGGCGCGCGGCGGCCATGGAGCGGTGCGTGAGGTCTGCGATCTCTTCGAGCGTATTCTGGCGCCGCAGCAACGGGAGTAG